A genomic window from Salvia miltiorrhiza cultivar Shanhuang (shh) chromosome 5, IMPLAD_Smil_shh, whole genome shotgun sequence includes:
- the LOC130986154 gene encoding cellulose synthase-like protein E6 → MRGDGDLFETRAARGRAAHRALCITVLAGIVSVWVYRLGHIPQGGRYSWIAMLCAELLFGFYWIISQSGRWTVVYRYPFKDRLSSRYGEKLPAVDVFVCTADPVLEPPSLVVSTVLSVMSYNYPSQKLSVYLSDDGGSQLTFYALFEASTFSKYWIPFSKKYNVEPRSPAIYFSQTIVVDDSSFAREWANVKQLYEEMKGRIDSAAAKGCVPEHIRNQHKGFSEWNSKVEKQDHQSILQILIDGWNPEATDVEGNRLPTLVYLSREKRPGWPHNFKAGSMNALIRVSSEISNAPIILNVDCDMYSNDPDAINDALCFFLDEKHGSQTCYVQYPQQYNNITKNDIYGNQNFATNDIELSGLDGFGVALYVGTGCFHRRESLSGKKFSVNHRIESGDVEDNIKGKSKEELENTAKVLANCSYEKGTSWGKEMGLVYGCPVEDIVTGLSIQCRGWKPVYYNPSKHAFKGVAPTTLDVSLIQFTRWSEGMFQIFLSKYCPFILGRGKISFGGQMGYCIYLLWPMLSLPTLCYAIIPALALLRDVPLFPKVSSFWIIPFAYVFTAKTAYSLAEDVAVGDTLKGWWNVQRMVVIRRVTAYFLALIETVMRVVGLSQSAFVLTAKVVDDEAEKRYRKGLIEFGSSSIMMIIIATLALLNLFALGWGAVKLCCASEAFDKLLPQLAICGVWVMLNLPVYEAFFCRRDKGSMPLPVTFKSLVIASTAVLVSVY, encoded by the exons atGAGAGGAGATGGAGATTTGTTCGAGACGCGAGCGGCAAGAGGTAGAGCAGCTCACAGAGCGTTGTGTATAACAGTATTAGCAGGCATAGTTTCCGTTTGGGTTTACAGATTGGGTCACATCCCACAAGGCGGAAGATACAGTTGGATTGCGATGCTGTGCGCGGAGCTGCTCTTTGGATTCTACTGGATTATCTCTCAGTCCGGCCGCTGGACCGTCGTCTACCGCTACCCCTTTAAGGATAGGCTTTCCTCaag ATACGGGGAGAAGCTACCGGCGGTTGATGTATTTGTTTGCACGGCGGATCCGGTATTAGAGCCGCCGTCTCTGGTGGTGAGCACGGTTTTATCGGTCATGTCATACAATTATCCATCCCAAAAATTGAGCGTCTACTTATCAGACGACGGCGGCTCTCAACTCACCTTCTATGCTCTCTTTGAGGCTTCTACTTTTTCAAAATACTGGATACCTTTCTCCAAGAAATACAACGTGGAGCCCAGATCCCCTGCTATCTATTTTTCTCAAACCATCGTTGTCGACGACTCCAGCTTCGCCCGAGAATGGGCCAATGTTAAG CAACTCTACGAGGAGATGAAAGGCCGAATAGATTCAGCGGCTGCAAAGGGCTGTGTTCCGGAACACATTAGGAATCAGCATAAAGGTTTCTCGGAGTGGAATTCCAAGGTCGAAAAGCAGGATCATCAATCCATTCTTCAG ATTTTGATAGATGGATGGAATCCTGAAGCAACTGATGTTGAGGGGAACAGATTGCCAACACTAGTGTATTTGTCCCGAGAAAAAAGGCCCGGATGGCCTCATAACTTCAAAGCTGGATCTATGAATGCATTG ATAAGAGTGTCGTCTGAAATCAGCAACGCGCCAATCATTCTCAATGTGGATTGTGATATGTACTCGAATGATCCGGATGCAATAAACGATGCATTGTGCTTCTTTCTGGACGAAAAGCATGGATCGCAGACATGCTACGTCCAATATCCTCAGCAGTATAACAATATCACCAAGAATGATATTTATGGAAACCAAAATTTTGCGACTAACGAC ATTGAGCTCTCTGGCTTAGATGGTTTCGGTGTGGCCCTATATGTTGGCACCGGATGTTTCCACAGGAGGGAAAGCCTTTCGGGAAAGAAGTTCTCCGTAAACCACAGGATTGAAAGCGGAGATGTGGAAGATAACATAAAGGGCAAAAGTAAGGAAGAGCTAGAGAATACTGCAAAGGTTTTAGCCAATTGTAGCTACGAGAAAGGCACTTCGTGGGGAAAGGAG ATGGGATTGGTGTACGGATGTCCCGTGGAAGACATAGTGACAGGCTTATCCATCCAATGCAGGGGATGGAAACCGGTGTATTACAACCCGAGCAAGCACGCCTTCAAAGGCGTTGCTCCGACAACCTTGGACGTGTCTCTCATTCAGTTCACGAGGTGGTCGGAGGGGATGTTCCAGATCTTCCTCTCCAAGTACTGCCCCTTCATCCTCGGCCGCGGAAAGATCAGTTTCGGTGGCCAAATGGGATACTGTATCTACCTTCTCTGGCCCATGCTTTCGTTGCCTACGCTTTGCTATGCCATCATCCCAGCTCTTGCTTTGCTCCGCGACGTGCCCTTGTTCCCCAAG GTTTCTAGCTTCTGGATCATACCCTTCGCGTACGTCTTCACTGCAAAGACTGCTTACAGCTTAGCAGAAGACGTTGCAGTGGGCGATACGCTCAAGGGGTGGTGGAACGTGCAGCGGATGGTGGTGATTAGGCGGGTGACGGCCTATTTCTTGGCCTTGATAGAGACGGTTATGAGGGTGGTAGGGCTGTCGCAGTCAGCATTTGTGCTGACTGCCAAAGTTGTGGACGATGAGGCGGAAAAGAGGTACAGGAAGGGGCTGATCGAGTTTGGGAGCTCGTCCATCATGATGATAATCATTGCGACGCTTGCGCTGCTCAACCTTTTCGCCTTAGGGTGGGGTGCGGTGAAGCTGTGCTGTGCATCGGAGGCGTTTGATAAGTTGCTGCCGCAGCTGGCGATATGCGGAGTGTGGGTGATGTTGAATTTGCCAGTTTACGAGGCCTTCTTCTGTAGAAGGGATAAGGGAAGCATGCCGTTGCCTGTTACGTTCAAGTCGTTGGTTATAGCGTCCACAGCAGTGCTCGTTTCTGTTTACTGA